The genomic region ttttagtcCCCCcacaacccgacacacctatacatgggggtatccctgtactcgggagatgttgctgaacacatattggggtgttgtttggtagtgacacctaacagaatctgtgaatttatacctgaattgcaatttatgtgaaaaaaaaaaaaattacctatgcaaagtttggcaaaggtttgtggtaaaatggctgcatagaaagtatcaaaatattcttagatgaataccctgggttatctagtttaagaaaataTACATGTTGGGTgtttttttggagatttatgacataaccgtgttacaatgtcactattgatacatttgaaaaatgtacattttgaaaccgcaatttcctacttgtacttatagccctataacttgcaaataaaagcaaaaaaacacgtaaactttgggtgtttttaaaccgaggacaacattttgaatctatttagcagtttgtttcattcgattttgtagattAGTAAAAGAttttaagtagaagtcaaaaaacatgttttttctttttattttaatttttcaccatatttttttttttttaaattaaattatatgacatatgataaaaataatagtatgtaaagaaagccctttttgtcctggaaaaaaccccaatatataatttgtattggaacagtaaatgagagagcggaaaattacagctaaacacaaacaccacaaaagtgttaaaatagctctggtccttaacgtacaaacatcgcaaaaaccaGTCCGGTCCCGAAGGGGttaatacaaatatttacaatAGTCACAAAgagaaacatataaaataaatgtgggggggggggggggggagatgaagtgctgacaaatatttgttttcttatttctctctgtgtgtgtgtgtgtgtgtgtgtgtctattagtgctTGTGTGTCCCTTAATGTATATGTGTGCTTCTGTGCGTGAATCGTCTATCACTGTGTTTGCATCCCTGAACtggaaatgtatttattgatttttgtaaatattggcaACTATAGTCCGCCTCTTGTAGCACAGCCAATCACAGCGCGTCTCTCACCTAACTCGGAGCGGAGAAGGAAGAGAGGTGTAATGTTATTGGACAATACCGTGCCAGGCTTACAAATGGCGGATCTCCTGCAGCCTGGTGTCACGGACTGTTTTGTGAAAGTTTATAGTGATTTCTAGGTGAGTATTATAATGCGATAGGGATTGTATATCAGTTGGGCTTCACAGTGAGGGAGGATGGAATGAGTAGCTGGTTAAAAGATTTGCAAATATAAACTGTGGTTTATTAACATGTCCTCTGCCATACAGTGTTGTAACGTGCCCGGTGTCAATAATAAATGTCAACACTTTACAGGTGGAGATGGCGGAGTGCCCAGACATTGCAGGCTGTGAGGAGGGAGGTCAGCGTCTCGTATTACAGGCCCTCAGCTCGGGGCCACAGGGTACCCTAGCTGCCCTCAGGGCCATGCAGAGAGTCCCTGGACCATTCCCATGGAAAAGCATGACAGACAGGCTGTGTATGGAGGTGCCCACTCTTGGACCAAATGGGGATCTGATTATGTAAGGATTTATTTTACAAACATGATGTATCTGTCCAAGTGGAAGTCACATATTAATTGCATTGGTCATTCATTACTGACAGGTTGGAAGCAAACTCAGTTATGAATGCATTAAATAGAtaatgcatgggaaaaaaatattattacaataaaaaaaaaaatacatattttccccTTTAATTCTTAGAGCTGTTTCACTGGCACAGGCAGGTGCTCCATCAATCAGGAGCTTTTCCTTTTGGTCTTTACAATCTGAAACCAACACTTGTTAGTCagttttgacacacatacacttgagGATAATACAgaggttattaaagggacactagtaacccagaccacttcaactcaatgaagtggtctgggttgcaggtcccccaggttttaacccttcaaatgtaaacatagcagtttcacagaaactgctatgtttacattgcagggttaatccagcctctagtggctgtcttcatgacagccgctagaggtgcttctgcgacgctggaaatcgcattcagcgtgcagaatgtccataggaaagcattgaggaatgctttcctattgactgtttgaatgcacgcggaggagaggagaggtcaccagcgctggattaaagtaactgAAGTGGTTTGGATGGATGGATGACTGTACTAACATGTCAATGTTTATCTTTATCTCTGGGTAAATATTGATACTGACAGCTCAAAGACTAGAATGCTCAGTATCAGACATTTACCGCTATTTACCAACATGGGAGTGACAACAAGATGGGAATTGTTAGAAGCACACATGGCATTAGAATCAGTgtttgccctttaaccccttaaggacacatgacatgtctgacacgtcatgatccccttttattccagaagtttggtccttaaggggttaaagggactctccagtgccagaaaaccaAACCGTTATCCTGGCACTGCAGTTCCCCCTGCctatccctcccacccccatcccatgttgctgaaggggttaaaaccccttcagtgacttacctgtatccagcgccgatgtccctcggcgctgggtcagggtccgcccaaGCTCCTTCACCGCCGacatcatccggcgggggagacctattgcgcatgcatggccGCGGGCGGAGAGACCTAatgccgcacgcgcattagacctccccataggaaagcattgaaaaaaatcaatgctttcctatggggatttcagcgacgctggaggtcctcacatagcgtgaggacgtccagagacGCTATAgtgtgtagacagccactagaggaggagttaaccctgcaaggtaaatattgcagtttatgaaaacagcaataattacacttgcagggttaggagtagtgtgagttggcacccagaccactccaatgggcagaagtggtctgggtgcctagagtgtccctttaagtaaaacctATACTTAGAAAATAGAGGCTAGTAAACTGTCCTTCTCCCTTTATTGTCCCCACTGCCCACTAAAAAAAACACTTCACAGTGGCCAAAGCTTTAAACGTTGTTTTGTGTGCTCCAATCTCCACTTGTACCCTGTCATTCATATCtacattttcttattttctcactttttccATGCTAAATTAGAAGTTACATATTTATGTAAAGTATAAAAGGAAAGCCCTAAGTGGTCTGTGACGTAAATAAATAAGTTATAATACGTGTTTGTGTAAAAGTAGCTCTTGTCCTCAGGGTACAAAACAGCCCCCATATGTACCTCAGTTGTTAACCTTAATATGCATTTTTGATTGTTAGTTACTTTTTCTACTTAGGAAACCATCACTGCTTCTCCTTCCAAAACAGTCTCAAAGGAATCTCTTTAGCTTTTTGAATGTTGCAGCTCACCTGGTCCCATCCTCATGCCTTCGTTCTTTGGCTGAGGCCGTTCTTTTAAACGAAAATTCTTCAGATGAATGGCTACAATATCTCAGCAGATGCCTTCTTAGAGACACAGAAATGCAGATTTCTACTTCTAGTCCACAGGTGGCAGAAAAAATGCAGTTCCTTTGCAAAGGATTATGTCAGAATAGAGATCGGTACTCAAAACTTGGATGGTTCAAACAAAACTTTACATCTAGTCGTCACAAGAGAAAAGTGCATTGTATCGAAGATTCATTCCTGGACGGAGATGACAGGCCCCATAACAAGAAGGTCTGCACAGAGGAGCTGTGTGTAACTTTGTCAAACCCCTACATTTCACAGGATGAACAGAAAGTAGTCACGGAAGAACCTGAGATGGAAAGACAGGAGCTGCCTGAATATGTGAAGGTAGTCTCTGTTATATTTTATATCCCTTATCATTACGCTTTCAACTGTCACCTTGTTGTCATGGCATTtccttccaagtgtccctatttaggagggacaataCCTCTTTTGGAATCCAAATCCTTCAATCCctattttctgtcctaatgtccctcttttctaggagcttcatattattgttgtgtctgagtttataacagttGTGCATCTTTAAACTACACTACATGTGTtttagaaatcagtttgtgttaactaacattttaacaaaaacagagaatgtgAGAACAAGCAAAAGCTTAGAGAGAGCTCAGGTCTCTAAATTATTtttacttgtgccattacagagagaacctattccatttgcatatcagactgatcccacccataagggcagtccagaaccaaaatgccgTCAGGtactctctgcacgagagatacagcaaccctggaAGATTGTTTCGACCTTctttggggttgctgtatctcttgtgcagagagtcTGCCTGCATTTTGGATCGGGGGGAGGAGCAACAAAGCCACAGGGAGCTAGATTAAAGTTCTAAACAAAAATAGATGATCTGGTAAACTTTTTCAACTCTACTATGGTCACGTGTTTGCCTCAGTTTTGCTACTTATAATTGATTAGTAAAAATTTGAATCTTTAGTAAATAATGCTCACCCATATTCTCTCTATCTGCGTGCCCCCATGTGTGATGTCTTTGTTTAATGCTTGTGTgtggtcagaggcggctctagactttatgaggccttaggcgaaacgcaaacatgaggccccactaacaaaaaagtgtcacatatacacattgatgcactgtctacctgtgtatgtgcctgagagtgtatctgacagagagtatccttgtgtgtgcgaatgtatgtctctgtgagcatgtttgcgtttttgtctgagaccctatgtgtatggggtagctgatggtgagagggagcggggggtgtgatggtgagagggagcggggggtgtgatggtgagagggggtgtgatggtaatgtgagagggagcggggggtgatggtaatgtgagagggagcggggggtgatggtaatgtgagagggggtaatgtgagagtgagagggggctaatgtgagagtgggggggctaatgtgagagggggttatgctgagggtggtgaggctgagggtggtggggtgtaatgctgagggtggtgaggggcgatgctgagggtggtgggggtgaggctgaggggggtgatgttgagggtggtggtgaagctgatggtggtggggggttatgggggatggtgagggtggtgggggtgaggctgagggtgaaggggtaatggtgagggtggtgggggtgaggctgagggtgaaggggtaatggtgggggtgaggctgagggtggggaggggtggtgggggtgaagctgagggtggtgggggggtgatggtgactgtggtggtgggtgtagctgagggtggtgggggtgaggctgagggtggtggggtgagggtggtggggggtgaagctgagggtggtggggggtgaagctgagggtggtgatgatgggggtgaagctgagggtggtggggggtgaagctgagggtggtgatgatggtggtgaggctgagggtcgtgggggggtgatggtgacggtggtggggggtgaggctgagggtcgtgggggggtgatggtgacggtggtggggggtgaggctgagggtcgtgggggggtgatggggaggggtgatggggaggtgatggtgaggatggtggggggtgatggtggtgaagctgagggtggtgatggtggtgggggttgagcgGGCAGGCGGGCAGTAAGATGAGACAGCGGTTTGAGGAGAGGGAGGGCTGGGGTGGGGTGGATGGGTGGGGGTTCCATTGCCCATGGCATCGCGTGGATCGTAGCATAGCTCAATCTCCATTCGGAGGGGGGTGCGGGGTTCCTCGGGTCCGCAGACGATCGTCCCTGTCTGAGCTTTGGTCAGCAACATAGAGTAGCCACGGGCGCCATCTCTCCACATTCTTATCCTCGAGACCCAGAAGGGTGGCCTGTATTGATTCTGCTCTATAGATCTCCTCTACTCGTTCCGTCCATTGCGTTATTGTAGGAATCTTTATTCTATACGCCTTCCTCTGccactgtctgtatattttctactacctaggcaacctgttcaaaactgtttgcaaaccctCTCTTTACACTTTGACCTATTATTTAGATACAGCTAGCACTTGGGcaacttgtgtgacttttaaccggttaactgctgcctgtcagcagtccttcacaggtgagctactactttgtgctcCACTGTGGTCAAGCATAAGATAACATCATtcagtgcaggcagccgttgttacactagaatatactgctaggtatcttgcagaaaaaacggagccaggtcagcaaccctTATTTTTCACTTCACTGCTTGACAGaaacctttatttattatcaatacgctgctatgatctaggcagcttttgtgatatttaactggctaattgccgtctgtcagtaatctgtcttagctgaaccattatctttgatctttctgaggttaagcaccatagaacattatcaattattgtatgtggagttaacccatGTCGCTAGTTATACTATCATGTAGGGActtacttatccataaatcttttaactattgacagcactggtttagcagttgtcttatctcccccctcttgttacagctattagtgatatttaatacagtatcacctctattacttgggaataccctgatgttatattatagcaaaacagtattgcttcagcattagtgttattatgtatacacttttacagcttgtataagtagtcacagagttttactcgatgtatagtctccactcactcctgctgttcatattatttttctttaatatattttcattttagatttatttattaaaagttactttttaagcttaTAATCTTCTCACTAAATCATACataggtagaatggcatttttttttattttttttttttttattctctatgatatacacttgtatgtatatataaatgcgttcactcacagtcacacactccgtcacagacagacagacagacagacagacacacacacaaatttttttttttttaaatttaaaaatgtccacgcagcctccctacctggagagctggcgtggacctgtccctggggtccagtgggggttcAGTGCAGCGGGTGCCTGTCTCCCTGTTAGAGTTCTCTCTGCTCTACTCCCTCTCTTGCCGcgcaggctgtctgctgatgctgggagccggaatatgacgtcatattccggctcacggcatcagcaaacggcacgcaagggagcagagcagagcgaacacagctccctcaccgcgtctgacagggagacaggcactcgccgggggggggggggggggtccatcaggtggccatcaGGCCACCTCTTGGATTCCCCCATGACAGGAGGGACAcggtgggcatttgggggtggctttttttttttgccgccccttgaGTGCCTTCAGGagcaacgggaacggcgttcctgctgttaAAGTGCAgaaacgccgttcccacgcattCCTGCAGGATTCGAGCCCTGGCTATCAGATTTGAAGAATTTTTCAAACTGAGCTTTTCCTGACTCAGTTTAACAACCTTGCTATCAATTCACAGTTTAAATGTTTTGTACTTCTTAAAATGTTAAGCtgcatttttttaactttacacTCCTTGTTTACATATTTTTAGTGTATTATATCAAACTCTAAAAAGaccaaaaaatgggtcgcaagagaaaaGACCAATCCACTAACATATGTTACCTTATTCTTTAAGGCTCGAATACCAAAACTAAAGGAAATTCTACATGGAGATTTGGACACTGAGGTAAAAGTGTAGAGCATAAAAATACAGTTGcaatttcagttgaatttggggaaatcacttaaaacatTTGTTGTGTTGAACTATTTccattgcttttattttatttgttcattgcaaacagctgaaaatctgtacatttttacaataaacctgattttcaatgggggttgaatcattttgattacaacaGTACATTGGAAATGGATCAACCATTTGactgatttattttaatttttttctacttCTCTTTTAATTACAGTCATCGAATGATTCAATCCAAGCAGATCTGAAGGACCTTTGTGAGTCATGCAGTCCAGAACAGGTGTAAATACTTGCTGTtgtatatctttttttctttttatctccctttttttttttttacatgttttatttctcatcacgtttaaatagttttttaatttcccgttctaatttttattttggcAGCTGCAAAGCATCTTCTCCCAGTTGAGCATCTCACAGATCTCTCCACAATCTCTCCTCAAGCTCTGTTGCATTCTGCATTCTATCACTCCAGACCTCAGTTATGCACACTCATCTGCATTGGCCAGAAGTCTTTTCCTGGAACAGGTAAATTACTCAAACACAGATTTACTTGGCCTTGATAGTCTGCTGATTCCCAGATCTTTTTAGCCATATTTTGGGTCATTTTAGAgctataatttttatattagacAATGGGTGtggtttatgtttaatttttcagCTGAATTAAGAACATACTTGCTCTTATATCATGTGGCCTAAAGGGGCACTCCTCTTTAATGTCCCTAATGCCTGAAATACTTCCTtgtcaaatgtatgcacacaatCTCAGTCCcaagagcactgagtgagctgcttttaatttacaacctggctgcagacagtcagggAAACTATAAACAGTTAGTGATGTCCTTAGTATATGTCTCCCTGTGTTCTTTCTTTCTAACACAGCTTGCTTTGTTGTTCTGATTATTTAGTCAGAgttgtgtgcatacatttgataattACCGGTAAGTCTTTTTCTGCAGGGAGGTGCGGCTGAAAAGGCTAAATGTTGCAGCATTCTGCCAAActcattttttttatgcaaacactataAGTATTTATGTGCATATAAACAATACAGCCAAAACCTAGCAAATCCAATAAAGTTGTATTGGTACCAAGAATGTTCCTTTTTAATGTTTCAATAAAATAGTTTTCTTCTGGTGACAGTCTATAAGGTGGAATCACGCTTTTAAATATTTGCTGCACTAACTATCCTACATTTTTGTACTCtaattttgtcttttttattgTTATACTCTTAGGCTCTCTCTCTTACTGCTCCTGCTCCTAGACCCATCCTTGCTGCACTCTCAATGTTCTGTATGAAGTATGCTCAAGCAGCATGCTGCATACTTATTGGCCCACTAGTCTTACAGGCTGACACAGGTACTAAGCATTCCAATTATAATTGCTTGCTACAgtgatttttcttgtttttaataactctttgattatttttttttaaatcggattCATCCATATCATAGCCATAATTCATCCATATCATAACGATAATCTTTggcaaagaaaaagaataaatgtTAATACTGTTCATAAagcaaattatttaattttcatctGAAAGAGGGTGATTTTATTTGTGTTCTGTTTAAAGAAGACTCAAAAAGAGATGTGCACCTAATACAGAATATTAAAGGCCTTTTCATGGCCTTTCATTATAATTTGCTCCTTGCAAGGTCAAATGAGAATGAGTGAATCACAGTGGGCAGGGTAAAGGGCATTGATTTCTCAAGGAGCTTAAAAGTGGCTTTGCGCCTCAAAATTTAGAGGACTTATGACAAGATATTTACATTTCAGAAAGTCAGGTTTGATCACTGCTTTGGGGCTGCTTTTTACAGATTGCgagacttacagggttatttgccATAGTGAGAATTcttagtgaatttcaaaattaaagtgaaaataGGTAAACTGCAAAAATTCTTCAAGATAACTGTacattcagtttggctactccaGCCCCAAATTTGctattctctttgaattcaaaTTTTAGTAAATACCCTGTTAGTTTATGGAGGCTCCCTTGTAAGGTCATTTACCAAAGTGATTATTTAAAgtcgagtgttcctttaatatgtgtAAAATGTTTTATAGCCTTAAACTAATAAACAATTATTGAAATATCTTCTCCATTGTTTCTGCGACTACTTACTGTAGGCTCGGTGCATACAGATTTTCTGGGTAGAATGGTTTCTGAGTGCCTTCCGCTAGAACATTTGCCTCAATGTTTTGGGTAAGTGAgtgatagtattttttttttttttttttttttaacagttacaggcttactcactaaagtgagattgcTGGAAATTTCTAGTGAATATGGCCAAAACAGGAAAACTGAAAACCTAAATGGCCCTGACAATTTTTCTAATTTTGCTATTGTTGCCTAACTTgtgtaattctcactttagtgaaaaacactGTTAGCATT from Pelobates fuscus isolate aPelFus1 chromosome 1, aPelFus1.pri, whole genome shotgun sequence harbors:
- the FANCE gene encoding Fanconi anemia group E protein codes for the protein MAECPDIAGCEEGGQRLVLQALSSGPQGTLAALRAMQRVPGPFPWKSMTDRLCMEVPTLGPNGDLIMKPSLLLLPKQSQRNLFSFLNVAAHLVPSSCLRSLAEAVLLNENSSDEWLQYLSRCLLRDTEMQISTSSPQVAEKMQFLCKGLCQNRDRYSKLGWFKQNFTSSRHKRKVHCIEDSFLDGDDRPHNKKVCTEELCVTLSNPYISQDEQKVVTEEPEMERQELPEYVKARIPKLKEILHGDLDTESSNDSIQADLKDLCESCSPEQLQSIFSQLSISQISPQSLLKLCCILHSITPDLSYAHSSALARSLFLEQALSLTAPAPRPILAALSMFCMKYAQAACCILIGPLVLQADTGSVHTDFLGRMVSECLPLEHLPQCFGPVLKMPFCEGSVNVLHMLLEKQVTISRSDFELLLLSMCNAAEMFSKSVMFSKLLLNIMNRNQSMILPSHIGLLANAVNANQTFMKKSLEVVLKKLREAT